Proteins from a genomic interval of Spea bombifrons isolate aSpeBom1 chromosome 4, aSpeBom1.2.pri, whole genome shotgun sequence:
- the TMC3 gene encoding transmembrane channel-like protein 3, whose amino-acid sequence MTAVSVHSALKPPKSTKRYKTVRRNASIYRVPPHSNSDDDDADGKEENNDPEAIFQNIQIQKEIVANIRCRPWPMRQKLRSLRQAKEIVLKYEGRLTRTRGYQAAGAELWRKFARLSYNFAVLFIPWEMRIKKIESHFGSGVASYFIFLRWLFGINIVLTILTGAFVVLPEILAGAPFGSTINKKIPDKEVSSAQDLNTIWSLGGYLQYSVLFYGYYGRERKIGRAGYRLPLAYFLVGMAVFAYSFITLLRKMARNSRLSLASASDENYTFCWRIFCAWDYLIGNPEAAESKTAAIVNSIREAILEEQEKRKSTNLAVTISLRILANILVLLSLAGSIYIIYFVVDRSQKLERTKIELTLWEKNEVSVVVSLITMIAPSAFELVAALEMYHPRTTLRFQLARVLVLYLGNLYSLIIALLDKVNSMSNSGNDTLIDSAPLFATTSITVLPTVTPDVAGLENSTLALYMEQNMTKTMAFINQTSSSIVSVTPLQKNECWETYVGQEMLKLSIIDMIFTVASILLIDFFRGLFVRYMSDCCCWDLESKFPEYGEFKIAENVLHLIYNQGMIWMGAFFSPCLPAFNVFKLIGLMYLRSWAVLTCNVPHQQVFRASRSNNFYLAMLLFMLFLCMLPTVFSIVRYKPSINCGPFSGQEKIYDIISETIQTDFPAWFNKVMSYVSSPVVVVPALLLLFMLIYYLQSIARSLKFTNNQLRAQIQTERIEDKKKVFKLAVARFQNIDGHDKKQEKDNDIVSQESSARSSTPRKNGSVVNFESPVSKNSRIQTISQSATRPGILHSPNISPSVSGIQEKRHENVTNRPPSGKMRSVSDACRTKSYNPTHHHKKHVEDSQSEPLFRRGIRQITPDHRAAGVSSMVPQRPHTRYFIVNEHDSRKKIIRSTSRLPRHFRMEETGDIVELYPRNVRRYVVQTPRRSYSPHLSEEEEEELQKDLIRRSHRPRSLSDLRHPPRFYIGERTDSQILSGRDLVKMQYKSWEGGFHLDSDKTHHRKKINLRNIDLDEQYVERHHKVKSKQKHEPCPTESDSISNTSSSDQQNSSTDQYIQVIHNKDKYIKTSGKLTRKKAKAHVDIKASAFSELICSNV is encoded by the exons CTTTGGAGGAAATTTGCCAGACTGTCCTATAACTTTGCTGTCCTTTTTATCCCATGGGAAATGAGGATAAAGAAGATAGAAA GTCATTTCGGATCTGGGGTGGCATCCTACTTTATCTTTTTGAGATGGTTGTTCGGGATTAACATTGTTCTCACAATATTGACTGGTGCATTTGTTGTATTACCAGAG ATCCTAGCTGGGGCCCCTTTTGGAAGCACCATCAATAAGAAAATCCCTGATAAGGAAGTCTCATCAGCACAGGACCTCAATACCATCTGGTCATTGGGG GGTTATCTGCAATACTCTGTGTTGTTTTATGGATACTATGGTCgagaaagaaaaataggaaGAGCTGGATACCGTCTGCCGCTGGCGTATTTCCTCGTTGGAATGGCAGTGTTCGCCTACAGTTTCATTACATTGTTAAGAAA gatgGCCAGGAACTCCCGTCTGAGCTTGGCAAGTGCTTCTGATGAAAACTACACTTTCTGCTGGAGAATCTTCTGTGCATGGGACTATCTTATCGGGAATCCAGAAGCTGCGGAGAGCAAAACGGCTGCCATTGTTAACAGTATTAGG GAAGCCATTTTAgaggagcaggaaaaaaggaaaagtacAAATTT AGCAGTAACAATAAGCCTCCGGATTCTCGCAAACATTCTAGTCCTACTTTCACTCGCTGGCAGCatctatatcatatattttGTGGTGGACAGATCTCAAAAACTGGAACGCACAAAAATAGAACTTACACTCTGGGAAAAAAATGAG GTGAGTGTGGTTGTCTCGCTAATCACCATGATTGCTCCATCAGCCTTTGAGCTGGTCGCTGCATTGGAGATGTATCATCCAAGAACTACACTACGGTTCCAGCTTGCAAG GGTTCTAGTACTATATCTCGGAAACCTTTACAGCCTAATCATTGCCTTGCTGGACAAAGTAAATAGCATGAGT AACAGTGGCAATGACACTTTGATAGATTCAGCACCTCTTTTTGCCACAACATCTATCACCGTCCTTCCTACAGTTACTCCTGATGTGGCAGGTCTAGAAAACTCGACCCTGGCATTATATATGGAGCAGAATATGACAAAAACCATGGCATTCATTAACCAGACATCTTCGTCCATTGTTTCAGTTACTCCActtcaaaaaaatgaatgttgggAAACCTATGTTGGACAG GAGATGCTGAAACTGTCTATTATTGATATGATTTTCACAGTGGCAAGTATTCTTCTTATCGACTTCTTTCGGGGCCTTTTTGTACGTTATATGAGTGACTGTTGCTGTTGGGATCTGGAAAGCAAATTT CCAGAGTATGGTGAATTCAAAATTGCAGAGAATGTGCTGCATCTGATCTACAACCAAGGAATGATCTG GATGGGAGCCTTTTTCTCTCCGTGTCTACCAGCATTCAATGTGTTTAAATTGATTGGGCTGATGTATTTAAGGAGCTGGGCAGTTCTGACATGCAATGTTCCCCATCAGCAAGTTTTCAGAGCTTCAAG ATCTAATAATTTTTACCTGGCTATGCTTCTGTTTATGTTATTCCTATGCATGTTGCCAACAGTGTTCTCTATTGTAAGGTATAAGCCATCCATAAACTGTGGACCCTTTAG TGGGCAAGAGAAAATTTATGACATTATTTCTGAAACCATTCAAACTGATTTTCCTGCTTGGTTTAACAAAGTGATGAGTTATGTGAGCAGTCCTGTGGTGGTTGTCCCTgctttgcttcttctctt CATGTTAATTTATTATCTACAAAGTATTGCGAGATCACTAAAGTTCACCAATAATCAACTGAGAGCACAGATCCAAACC GAAAGAATTGAGGacaagaaaaaagtttttaagtTGGCTGTAG CTCGGTTTCAGAATATTGATGGACATGACAAAAAGCAAGAGAAAGACAATGACATAGTCAGCCAGGAGTCATCGGCACGGTCATCCACACCAAGAAAGAATGGTAGTGTAGTGAATTTTGAATCGCCAGTAAGCAAGAACAGTAGAATTCAAACAATCTCTCAATCTGCAACACGGCCGGGAATTTTACACTCTCCAAATATAAGTCCTTCTGTGTCGGGAATCCAGGAAAAAAGACATGAGAATGTTACAAATCG GCCCCCAAGTGGAAAGATGAGAAGTGTGAGTGATGCCTGTCGGACCAAGAGCTACAACCCAACACATCATCACAAGAAGCATGTTGAAGATTCCCAGTCTGAGCCTCTCTTCAGAAGAGGGATAAGGCAGATAACTCCAGATCATCGTGCAGCGGGTGTATCAAGCATGGTGCCTCAAAGACCCCATACaagatattttattgtaaatgagCACGACTCTCGCAAGAAGATTATACGTTCAACTTCTCGTTTACCGAGACACTTCCGAATGGAAGAGACTGGCGACATAGTGGAATTATACCCGAGAAATGTCAGGAGGTACGTTGTTCAAACTCCACGTCGGTCTTATTCACCCCATCtgagtgaggaagaagaggaagaattgCAAAAAGACTTAATACGTAGATCCCACCGCCCTCGCTCACTATCAGATCTTAGACACCCTCCTCGATTTTACATTGGAGAACGCACAGACAGTCAGATTTTATCTGGAAGAGATCTGGTGAAAATGCAGTACAAATCATGGGAAGGAGGGTTCCACCTTGACTCAGACAAAACCCACCATCGGAAAAAGATAAATCTAAGAAATATAGACCTTGATGAACAATATGTGGAACGCCACCACAAAGTTAAATCGAAACAAAAGCATGAGCCATGCCCTACAGAGTCTGACTCAATTTCCAATACATCCAGTAGTGACCAGCAAAACAGCAGCACTGACCAGTACATTCAAGTTATTCATAACAaggacaaatatataaaaaccagTGGAAAACTAACTAGAAAGAAGGCAAAGGCCCATGTTGACATAAAAGCCTCTGCATTTAGTGAGTTAATTTGTTCCAATGTTTAG